The Brachyhypopomus gauderio isolate BG-103 chromosome 2, BGAUD_0.2, whole genome shotgun sequence genome contains a region encoding:
- the qpctla gene encoding glutaminyl-peptide cyclotransferase-like a, whose translation MSKSGRRYKHLQEGDGSVAPGCWPRKLRARVLLCGLCCVLSLALSLGLYLSSETDGGPPPQAADLFKDKFSHKPRKCSLAQVHKMAAQVDGTRLWESQLRPMLVERVPGTAGSQTVRQHIIRRLHSLSAGWTVDEDTFESATPKGPVTFSNVLAVLDPSAPRRLLLACHHDSKTFPRDPNEPGRAFVGASDSAVPCAVMLELVSALDAQLGALKKQRSVLTLQLVFFDGEEAFEEWSDKDSLYGSRHLAELMGHTPHPPGSAHTTQLHAVDLFVLLDLLGGPEPLIVSHFDNTARWFDRLIAAEARLHRQGLLSSHPSEQSYFRRDFYLGPVQDDHIPFLHRGVPVLHIIPTPFPSFWHTLQDTEENMHRPTVENLTKILAIFLAEYLHL comes from the exons ATGTCGAAAAGCGGCCGAAGATACAAACATTTGCAGGAGGGCGACGGCAGCGTGGCCCCCGGGTGTTGGCCGAGGAAGCTCCGCGCCCGGGTGCTGCTGTGCGGCCTGTGCTGTGTCCTGTCGTTGGCCTTGAGCCTGGGCTTATACCTGTCCAGCGAGACGGACGGCGGCCCTCCACCCCAGGCCGCGGATTTATTCAAGGACAAG TTCTCCCACAAGCCCAGGAAGTGCTCCCTGGCGCAGGTGCACAAGATGGCCGCCCAGGTGGACGGGACGCGTCTGTGGGAGAGCCAGTTGAGGCCCATGTTGGTGGAGCGAGTGCCAGGCACGGCGGGTAGCCAAACAGTGCGGCAG CACATTATCAGGCGGCTGCACTCCCTCTCCGCGGGCTGGACGGTGGACGAGGACACGTTTGAGTCGGCCACGCCCAAGGGCCCTGTGACCTTCAGCAACGTTCTGGCCGTCCTGGACCCATCTGCCCCACGCAGGCTCCTCCTCGCCTGCCATCACGACTCCAAAACCTTCCCCCGCGACCCCAATGAGCCAGGACGGGCGTTCGTGGGCGCCAGCGACTCGGCTGTGCCCTGCGCCGTGATGCTGGAGCTGGTCTCGGCGCTGGACGCCCAGCTCGGGGCTCTGAAGAAGCAG AGGTCGGTGCTGACTCTGCAGCTGGTCTTTTTTGACGGAGAGGAGGCGTTTGAGGAGTGGTCTGACAAAGACTCCCTCTATGGCTCCCGCCATCTCGCTGAACTCATGGGACACACGCCCCACCCTCCTGGCTCCGCCCACACCACGCAGCTGCACGCAGTG GACCTGTTTGTGCTGTTGGACTTGCTGGGAGGTCCGGAGCCCCTGATCGTCAGTCATTTTGATAACACCGCCCGCTGGTTTGACCGGCTGATCGCTGCAG AGGCAAGACTGCACAGACAGGGCTTGCTGTCCTCCCACCCGTCTGAACAGAGCTACTTCAGGAGAGACTTTTACCTGGGCCCAGTGCAAGACGACCACATTCCCTTCTTACATCGAG GTGTGCCGGTGCTCCACATCATCCCCACTCCGTTCCCCTCCTTCTGGCACACGCTACAGGACACAGAGGAGAATATGCACAGGCCCACAGTGGAGAACCTCACCAAAATCCTGGCCATCTTCCTGGCTGAGTACCTGCACCTCTAA
- the six9 gene encoding SIX homeobox 9, with the protein MAMGFSQDQVACVCEVLLQSGYMDRLTVFLRSVPSQSCCPGLQPSTESVLKARAAVAFHQGRFAELYALIEGNAFSPRSHSLLQQLWLRAHYLEAELQRGRPLGAVGKYRVRRKFPLPRTIWDGEETSYCFKERSRCVLKEWYCRKPYPSPREKRDLAAATGLTATQVSNWFKNRRQRDRAARGRRGQSDNSSPQQSSYYDGILRRTIQTSEDDLSPPVSPSSLLPCAQLSCAQPPPLRHLGPGPYCLY; encoded by the exons ATGGCAATGGGCTTTTCCCAAGATCAAGTGGCATGCGTATGTGAAGTTCTGCTCCAGAGTGGCTACATGGACCGCCTGACTGTCTTCCTCCGCTCCGTTCCCTCCCAGTCCTGCTGCCCGGGTCTGCAGCCGAGCACCGAGAGCGTCCTGAAGGCCCGGGCGGCCGTGGCCTTCCACCAGGGCCGCTTTGCAGAGCTGTACGCTCTCATAGAGGGCAACGCCTTCTCCCCTCGCAGCCACTCGCTTCTCCAGCAGCTCTGGCTCCGAGCGCACTACCTGGAGGCGGAGCTGCAGCGAGGGCGCCCCCTAGGGGCGGTGGGCAAATACCGCGTGCGCCGTAAGTTCCCGCTGCCGAGGACGATCTGGGATGGAGAGGAGACGAGCTATTGTTTCAAG GAGAGGTCCCGCTGCGTGCTGAAGGAGTGGTACTGCCGGAAGCCGTACCCATCGCCACGCGAGAAGCGGGACCTGGCCGCGGCTACGGGTCTGACCGCCACTCAGGTCAGCAACTGGTTCAAGAACCGGCGGCAGCGCGACAGGGCAGCTCGGGGACGCAGAGG ACAATCGGACAATTCCTCACCGCAGCAGTCGTCGTACTACGACGGAATCTTGAGGCGAACGATCCAGACTTCTGAAGATGACCTTTCACCTCCAGTGAGCCCCAGCTCCCTTCTCCCCTGTGCGCAGCTGTCGTGCGCTCAGCCGCCTCCCCTCAGACACCTGGGACCTGGACCCTACTGCCTGTACTGA